One genomic segment of Coffea arabica cultivar ET-39 chromosome 6e, Coffea Arabica ET-39 HiFi, whole genome shotgun sequence includes these proteins:
- the LOC113743910 gene encoding uncharacterized protein, translated as MAPYKALYGRKCRSLICWDEVGERKILDPTTIPWIEEVREKVKLIRQRIQTTQSRQKSYADNRMKDLEFAIGDQVFLQITPLKASLLACKGKKLQPRFVGPYKILQRVGNVAYKLELPSSLSRIHNVFHLSMLKKYHPDPSHVLQPEDIEIDEALTYEEKLIKLLDRKMKELRNKQIPLVKVLWRNHGLEEATWDVEEEIRGKYPDLFPNQGLLSKEFSSFLTLSLSDPKVVLVVPYKSMTRQILNLQVGVHELDLGGTS; from the exons atggctccgtacaaAGCTCTATATGGACGGAAGTGTAGATCTCtcatttgttgggatgaagtaggtgaacgaaaaATTTTAGATCCAACTACAATACCGTGGATTGAAGAGGTGCGAGAAAAAGTGAAGTTAATACGCCAGAGAATTCAAACCACACAGAGTCGTCAGAAGAGCTATGCAGACAATCGAATGAAGGATTTAGAATTTGCGATTGGAGATCAAGTTTTTCTTCAGATTACTCCCTTAAAAGCAAGTTTGTTGGCATGtaaaggaaagaagttacaaccgaGATTTGTAGGACCATACAAGATCCTTCAACGTGTAGGGAATGTggcctataagttggaattgccatCAAGTCTATCTCGGATCCATAATGTTTTTCATTTATCGATgctcaagaaatatcatccgGATCCGTCTCATGTCCTACAACCGGAGGATATTGAAATCGATGAGgcactgacctatgaggagaaactgATAAAGCTTCTAGATCGTAAGATGAAAGAATTGAGGAATAAGCAGATTCCGTTGGTGAAAGTTCTATGGAGGAACCACGGActagaggaagcaacttgggatgTAGAAGAAGAAATTCGAGGAAAATATCCAGATCTATTTCCAAATCAAG GACTTTTGTCAAaggaattttcttccttcttaacTCTTTCACTTTCCGATCCAAAAGTTGTACTGGTTGTTCCTTATAAGTCAATGACTCGTCAAATTCTAAATCTTCAGGTTGGAGTACATGAGTTGGATTTGGGTGGTACTTCTTAA